The following proteins come from a genomic window of Pyxidicoccus sp. MSG2:
- a CDS encoding alpha-1,4-glucan--maltose-1-phosphate maltosyltransferase: MTERIGSVFIEGVRPELDAGRHAVKRVAGERLTVKADVFKEGHDVLVAVVRWKQVTPRSQVTDWQEVPMRFLGNDLWEADFPLAHNGRYQYTIEAWPDLFRTWASELKRKVDAGRDVKSELLEGAALLESAAARARPASEGDARVLAEAAARLRGPAEPELIAVALAPELATIASTYPDRTLAKRYDKVLEVFADREKARFGAWYEFFPRSAKRDGKTHGTFKDAEEWLPYIQRLGFDVIYLPPIHPIGRTARKGKNNSLKAGPDDVGSPWAIGATEGGHKAVHPKLGTLEDFRHFVDAAQAHGIEVALDIAFQCSPDHPYVKEHPEWFQKRPDGTIKTAENPPKRYEDIVNFDWMGPAREALWAELESVVVHWVKQGVRTFRVDNPHTKPTQFWEWLIRRVQDVYPDVIFLAEAFTRPKVMKALAKVGFGQSYTYFTWRNFKEEIQEYLEELTHPPVSDYFRGNFWPNTPDILPEILQNAGPGAFRLRAALAATLSSVWGMYCGFELGEGRPLPGKEEYLDSEKYQLVAWDLDRPGNIKDWIARLNTARSTQLALRHYDTLEFFESDNERILFYGKRSPDGLSTVLMAVSLDPYTPQEALLHVPMEWLGAKPEETYQVHELMSDQRSLWQGPDVQVRLTPEQPAAVWAVYRFRRTEHAFDYYE, from the coding sequence ATGACCGAACGAATCGGAAGCGTGTTCATCGAGGGAGTCCGACCCGAGCTGGACGCGGGCCGGCATGCCGTCAAACGCGTCGCCGGAGAGCGCCTCACCGTCAAGGCCGACGTCTTCAAGGAGGGCCACGACGTCCTCGTCGCAGTCGTCCGCTGGAAACAGGTCACGCCCAGGTCACAAGTGACGGACTGGCAGGAGGTGCCCATGCGCTTTCTGGGCAATGACCTCTGGGAGGCCGACTTCCCCCTCGCCCACAACGGCCGCTATCAATACACGATTGAAGCCTGGCCGGATCTCTTCCGCACCTGGGCGTCCGAGCTGAAGCGCAAGGTGGACGCCGGCCGGGACGTGAAGAGCGAGCTCCTGGAGGGCGCCGCGCTGCTGGAGTCCGCCGCCGCCCGGGCCCGGCCCGCCAGCGAGGGCGACGCGCGGGTGCTGGCCGAGGCCGCCGCCCGCCTGCGCGGCCCCGCCGAGCCGGAGCTCATCGCCGTGGCGCTCGCGCCCGAGCTGGCCACCATCGCCTCCACGTACCCGGACCGCACGCTGGCGAAGCGCTACGACAAGGTGCTGGAGGTGTTCGCGGACCGGGAGAAGGCGCGCTTCGGCGCCTGGTACGAGTTCTTTCCCCGCTCCGCGAAGCGCGACGGGAAGACGCACGGCACCTTCAAGGACGCCGAGGAGTGGCTGCCGTACATCCAGCGCCTCGGCTTCGACGTCATCTACCTGCCGCCCATCCACCCCATTGGCCGCACCGCGCGCAAGGGGAAGAACAACAGCCTCAAGGCGGGCCCGGACGACGTGGGCAGCCCCTGGGCCATCGGCGCCACGGAGGGTGGCCACAAGGCGGTGCATCCGAAGCTCGGCACGCTGGAGGACTTCCGCCACTTCGTGGACGCGGCCCAGGCGCACGGCATCGAGGTGGCGCTGGACATCGCCTTCCAGTGCTCGCCGGACCACCCGTACGTGAAGGAGCATCCGGAGTGGTTCCAGAAACGCCCGGACGGCACCATCAAGACGGCGGAGAACCCGCCCAAGCGCTACGAGGACATCGTCAACTTCGACTGGATGGGGCCGGCCCGTGAAGCGCTCTGGGCCGAGCTGGAATCCGTCGTCGTCCACTGGGTGAAGCAGGGCGTGCGGACGTTCCGCGTGGACAACCCGCACACCAAGCCCACCCAGTTCTGGGAGTGGCTCATCCGCCGCGTCCAGGACGTCTACCCGGACGTCATCTTCCTCGCCGAGGCCTTCACCCGTCCGAAGGTGATGAAGGCCCTGGCCAAGGTGGGCTTTGGCCAGTCGTACACCTACTTCACCTGGCGCAACTTCAAGGAGGAGATCCAGGAGTATCTGGAGGAGCTCACGCACCCGCCGGTGTCGGACTACTTCCGCGGCAACTTCTGGCCCAACACGCCGGACATCCTCCCGGAGATTCTGCAGAACGCCGGGCCCGGCGCCTTCCGCCTCCGCGCGGCGCTGGCGGCCACCCTCTCCTCCGTGTGGGGCATGTACTGCGGCTTCGAACTGGGCGAGGGCCGGCCTCTGCCGGGCAAGGAGGAGTACCTCGACTCGGAGAAGTACCAGCTCGTCGCGTGGGATCTGGACCGGCCCGGCAACATCAAGGACTGGATTGCGCGCCTCAACACCGCGCGCAGCACCCAGCTCGCGCTGCGCCACTACGACACGCTCGAGTTCTTCGAGTCGGACAACGAGCGCATCCTCTTCTACGGCAAGCGCTCTCCGGACGGGCTGAGCACGGTGCTCATGGCGGTGAGCCTGGACCCGTACACGCCGCAGGAGGCGCTGCTGCACGTGCCCATGGAGTGGCTGGGCGCGAAGCCGGAGGAGACGTACCAGGTGCACGAGCTGATGTCGGACCAGCGCTCCCTCTGGCAGGGCCCTGACGTGCAGGTACGCCTCACGCCCGAGCAACCCGCGGCCGTGTGGGCCGTGTACCGCTTCCGCCGCACCGAGCACGCGTTCGACTACTACGAGTGA
- a CDS encoding sigma-70 family RNA polymerase sigma factor — MAPSPPTVPRASDPAADRALLQQVALGSGAAMREVYARCSARAFAVTLRLLPSRADAEEVLQETFLDVWKRARDFDPERGGLETWVTTIARTRAIDRLRSMGTASRVAEGASHQPPPVSASPPAPDEASALGQNRKRVLAALKQLPAEQREVVELAYFEGLSQREIAERTGDPLGTVKTRARLALEKLGDLLRELAPDV; from the coding sequence ATGGCGCCTTCCCCTCCCACTGTCCCCCGAGCAAGCGACCCGGCGGCTGACAGGGCCCTCCTCCAGCAGGTGGCCCTGGGCAGCGGCGCGGCGATGCGGGAGGTGTACGCGCGCTGTAGCGCGAGGGCCTTCGCCGTCACGCTGCGGCTGCTGCCCTCCCGCGCCGACGCGGAGGAGGTGCTGCAGGAGACCTTCCTCGACGTGTGGAAGCGCGCGCGCGACTTCGACCCCGAGCGCGGCGGACTGGAGACGTGGGTGACGACCATCGCCCGGACGCGCGCCATCGACCGGCTGCGCTCCATGGGCACGGCGTCACGGGTGGCGGAGGGTGCCAGTCACCAGCCGCCTCCGGTGAGCGCTTCTCCGCCCGCGCCGGACGAGGCGAGCGCCCTGGGACAGAACCGCAAGCGGGTGCTGGCGGCGCTGAAGCAGCTCCCGGCCGAGCAGCGCGAGGTGGTGGAGCTTGCCTATTTCGAGGGGCTCTCCCAGCGCGAGATCGCCGAGCGCACCGGAGACCCGCTCGGCACCGTGAAGACGCGGGCGCGGCTGGCGCTGGAGAAGCTGGGCGACCTGCTCCGAGAGCTGGCGCCAGACGTGTAG
- a CDS encoding acyl carrier protein produces the protein MIENIRNILKEHARLSSDISTLSDTADLYQAGMTSHASVNVMLALEASFDVEFPDRMLKRTVFQSVSAIREAVEELTAGK, from the coding sequence ATGATTGAAAACATCCGCAACATCCTCAAAGAGCACGCGCGCCTGTCGTCGGACATCTCCACCCTGTCGGACACGGCGGACCTGTACCAGGCCGGCATGACGTCCCACGCGAGCGTGAATGTCATGCTCGCGCTGGAGGCGAGCTTCGACGTGGAGTTCCCCGACCGCATGCTGAAGCGCACCGTCTTCCAGAGCGTCTCGGCCATCCGCGAGGCCGTCGAAGAACTCACGGCGGGAAAGTGA
- a CDS encoding acyl-CoA dehydrogenase family protein, translating into MTTAAPQGEGSTPAASPLETVTRIASQVARVHADAVDRESRFPVEAIDALKRARMLGLLVPATLGGPELGLDQVAAMCEALAQHCASTAMVFAMHHIQVACLVRHGLTSPLLRTYLTELNERQLLIASVTSEVGVGGEMRASVTSVEQRDGRFSLDKDATTISYGEHADDLLATARRSPDAPRNDQSMVLLRKADFTLERTSNWDTLGMRGTCSPGFKVRSTGPAEQVLPVPFADIASQTMVPVSHVLWGGVWLGIAAGAVSRARAFVRQQARAKPGTVPPTASRLAEVHSLLQTMRASVHEVSADAGRRMAAGDPEALSSIGFSLKMNNLKVSASTLVVDIVHRALLICGIQGYKNDSPFSLGRHLRDAHSAALMIGNDRILATNASLLLVLKDD; encoded by the coding sequence ATGACCACCGCCGCGCCTCAGGGCGAGGGCTCCACGCCGGCCGCGAGCCCGCTGGAGACCGTCACACGCATTGCCTCGCAGGTGGCCCGCGTCCATGCGGACGCAGTGGACCGCGAGAGCCGCTTCCCCGTGGAGGCGATTGACGCGCTGAAGCGCGCGCGGATGCTCGGACTGCTCGTCCCCGCCACGCTCGGGGGGCCGGAGCTCGGGCTCGACCAGGTGGCCGCCATGTGCGAGGCCCTGGCCCAGCACTGTGCCTCCACCGCCATGGTCTTCGCCATGCACCACATCCAGGTGGCGTGCCTGGTGCGGCATGGCCTGACGTCTCCGCTGCTGCGCACCTACCTCACGGAGTTGAACGAGCGGCAGTTGCTCATCGCCTCCGTCACGTCCGAGGTGGGCGTGGGCGGGGAGATGCGCGCCAGCGTGACTTCCGTGGAGCAGCGTGACGGGCGCTTCAGCCTGGACAAGGACGCCACCACCATCTCCTACGGCGAGCACGCGGACGACCTGCTGGCCACCGCGCGCCGCTCGCCGGACGCGCCCCGCAACGACCAGTCCATGGTGCTGCTGCGCAAGGCGGACTTCACCCTGGAGCGCACCAGCAACTGGGACACGCTGGGCATGCGCGGCACGTGCAGCCCGGGCTTCAAGGTCCGCTCCACCGGCCCCGCCGAGCAGGTACTCCCCGTGCCCTTCGCGGACATCGCGAGCCAGACGATGGTTCCGGTGTCCCACGTCCTCTGGGGCGGCGTGTGGCTGGGCATTGCCGCCGGAGCGGTGAGCCGGGCGCGCGCCTTCGTGCGCCAGCAGGCCCGCGCCAAGCCGGGCACCGTGCCGCCCACCGCGTCGCGCCTCGCGGAGGTGCACAGCCTCCTGCAGACGATGCGCGCCAGCGTGCACGAGGTGTCCGCCGACGCCGGCCGCCGCATGGCCGCGGGAGACCCGGAGGCGCTGTCCTCCATCGGCTTCTCGCTGAAGATGAACAACCTGAAGGTGTCCGCCTCCACGCTCGTCGTGGACATCGTCCACCGCGCGCTGCTCATCTGCGGCATCCAGGGCTACAAGAACGACTCGCCATTCTCCCTTGGCCGGCACCTGCGCGACGCGCACTCCGCGGCGTTGATGATTGGCAACGACCGCATCCTCGCCACCAACGCGTCGCTGCTGCTGGTCCTCAAGGACGACTGA
- a CDS encoding amino acid--[acyl-carrier-protein] ligase: protein MTDISAQDFHDALVAHKLIIPVGVPGAFGRGPVFEDVLRRFGDLVSEAAKGDVAEHMLFPPIIDRRVFEKSDYLESFPQLAGTIFSFSGNDAQHREMMNCVHEHKPWAQYQSMTDVVLAPAACYPIYPQLTGTLPEDGRLVDVQNWVFRHEPSPEPTRMQSFRIREMVRAGRPEQVADWRDMWLERGLTLLRRLGLPAEPETASDPFFGRGGRMLAANQRMQKLKFEVVVPVLSAAKPTAVCSFNYHQDHFGLLFDIKTADGQVAHTACLGFGLERVTMALFRVHGYVTAEWPAEVRKVLWP, encoded by the coding sequence GTGACAGACATTTCAGCCCAGGACTTCCACGACGCGCTCGTCGCACACAAGCTCATCATCCCCGTCGGCGTGCCCGGCGCGTTCGGCCGCGGCCCCGTGTTCGAGGACGTGCTGCGCCGCTTCGGCGACCTCGTCAGCGAGGCCGCCAAGGGCGACGTCGCGGAGCACATGCTCTTTCCGCCCATCATCGACCGGCGCGTGTTCGAGAAGAGTGACTACCTCGAGTCCTTCCCCCAGCTCGCGGGCACCATCTTCAGCTTCAGCGGCAACGACGCGCAGCACCGGGAGATGATGAACTGCGTCCACGAGCACAAGCCGTGGGCGCAGTACCAGTCGATGACGGACGTGGTGCTCGCACCGGCGGCCTGCTACCCCATCTACCCGCAGCTCACCGGCACGCTGCCGGAGGACGGGCGGCTGGTGGACGTGCAGAACTGGGTGTTCCGCCATGAGCCCTCGCCCGAGCCCACGCGCATGCAGTCCTTCCGCATCCGGGAGATGGTGCGCGCCGGCCGGCCGGAGCAGGTGGCGGACTGGCGGGACATGTGGCTGGAGCGCGGGCTGACGCTGCTGCGTCGCCTGGGCCTGCCCGCCGAGCCGGAGACGGCGTCGGACCCGTTCTTCGGCCGCGGCGGCCGCATGCTCGCTGCGAACCAGCGGATGCAGAAGCTGAAGTTCGAGGTGGTGGTGCCGGTGCTGTCCGCCGCGAAGCCCACCGCCGTCTGCTCGTTCAACTACCACCAGGACCACTTCGGCCTGTTGTTCGACATCAAGACGGCGGACGGGCAGGTCGCCCACACCGCGTGCCTGGGCTTCGGCCTGGAGCGCGTCACCATGGCCCTGTTCCGCGTCCACGGCTACGTGACCGCCGAGTGGCCGGCCGAAGTCCGCAAGGTGCTCTGGCCATGA
- a CDS encoding alpha/beta fold hydrolase, with the protein MSVNVARQVVPVVPEVGAAEPVLPQAIAFGPEERRLFGWYHAPRGTPRRMGVVLCNPLGYEAMPAHRTYRHLAARLAEAGFAVLRFDYDGTGDSSGYDDEPGRVAAWLASIGTAIDEVKRRSGTAQVCLFGLRLGGLFALTTASAREDVGALMLWATPATGRAYVRELRAFRQIKEKDSVGPPREAPTPGEEIAGYLLLPETADGLSGLRPLETPTRAVRQALLIGRDDLPGAEAQISKHLTACGVSVSAPTVPGYSAAMRDAEFTELPEAALGTLVDWLRRADDSSEGPALAGKATSAGAAASESVLVCLAHGGAQVRERAVRYGREGRLFGIVAESASDAPSSDRVGVLFVSVGANHRTGPNRMHVTLSRELASRGFVAMRLDIAGVGDSPAAPGEREHPLYSKASVRDIQEAMDWLGNAYGLRRYVVASLCSGAFLTFHASVQDERVAGQVLINPQTFVWRAGDSLVIKQREQRPAYETSFKSTRFYRTAVLRKETWRRLLRGEIQVRRIARELLSRAVKRAQTLPLPGPLQGAEQREHLAVRRSFSALVDRGVQSLLVYSANDGGLDVIERYLGPRARRLANKPNFRMEIVDGPDHTFTPLWSQAYLGTLILEFVTTHFG; encoded by the coding sequence ATGAGCGTCAACGTCGCGCGGCAGGTGGTACCGGTGGTTCCGGAGGTCGGTGCCGCGGAGCCCGTCCTGCCCCAGGCCATCGCCTTCGGTCCCGAAGAGCGCCGCCTCTTCGGCTGGTATCACGCCCCGCGCGGGACTCCGCGCCGCATGGGTGTCGTGCTGTGCAACCCGCTGGGCTACGAGGCCATGCCGGCCCACCGCACGTATCGCCACCTGGCGGCACGGCTGGCCGAAGCGGGCTTCGCCGTGCTCCGGTTCGACTACGACGGCACGGGGGATTCGAGCGGCTACGACGACGAGCCGGGCCGCGTCGCCGCGTGGCTCGCGAGCATCGGTACCGCTATCGACGAGGTGAAGCGGCGCTCGGGGACGGCGCAGGTGTGCCTGTTCGGGCTGCGGCTGGGAGGACTCTTCGCGCTCACCACGGCCTCGGCTCGCGAAGACGTAGGCGCCTTGATGCTGTGGGCCACTCCGGCCACGGGCCGCGCGTACGTGCGCGAGCTGCGCGCCTTCCGGCAGATCAAGGAGAAGGACTCCGTCGGACCTCCGCGTGAGGCTCCGACGCCGGGTGAGGAGATTGCCGGCTACCTGCTGCTGCCCGAGACGGCGGATGGTTTGTCGGGCCTGCGTCCTCTGGAGACTCCGACGCGCGCGGTGCGGCAGGCGCTGCTCATCGGGCGTGATGACCTGCCCGGTGCGGAGGCGCAGATTTCGAAGCACCTCACGGCCTGTGGCGTGAGTGTGTCCGCTCCCACGGTTCCTGGTTACTCCGCCGCGATGCGGGACGCGGAGTTCACCGAGTTGCCGGAGGCCGCGCTCGGCACGCTGGTGGACTGGCTGCGCCGTGCGGATGATTCCTCCGAGGGGCCCGCGCTTGCCGGGAAGGCGACCTCCGCTGGCGCTGCCGCATCCGAGAGTGTCCTGGTCTGCCTGGCGCATGGTGGGGCACAGGTGCGGGAGCGGGCAGTGCGGTACGGGCGGGAAGGGCGGTTGTTCGGCATCGTCGCGGAGTCAGCTTCCGACGCGCCTTCGAGCGACCGGGTGGGTGTGCTGTTCGTCTCCGTGGGAGCCAATCACCGCACCGGGCCCAACCGGATGCACGTGACGCTGTCTCGCGAGCTGGCGTCTCGGGGCTTCGTGGCGATGCGGCTCGACATCGCTGGCGTCGGTGACAGCCCGGCCGCTCCGGGGGAGCGGGAGCACCCGCTCTACTCGAAGGCCTCCGTCCGCGACATCCAGGAGGCGATGGACTGGCTGGGCAACGCGTATGGGCTGCGGCGCTACGTGGTCGCCTCGCTGTGCTCCGGCGCCTTCCTCACGTTCCACGCGAGCGTCCAGGACGAGCGCGTCGCGGGACAGGTCCTCATCAACCCGCAGACGTTCGTCTGGCGGGCCGGTGACTCGCTCGTCATCAAGCAGCGTGAGCAGCGGCCCGCCTACGAGACGTCCTTCAAGTCCACGCGGTTCTACCGGACCGCCGTGCTCCGCAAGGAGACGTGGCGGCGGCTCCTGCGAGGGGAAATCCAGGTGCGGCGCATCGCCCGGGAGCTGCTCTCGCGGGCCGTGAAGCGCGCCCAGACGCTGCCGCTCCCAGGTCCGCTCCAGGGCGCCGAGCAGCGCGAACACCTGGCCGTCCGCCGCTCCTTCTCCGCGCTCGTGGACCGTGGCGTGCAGTCACTGCTCGTCTACAGCGCCAACGACGGCGGCCTGGACGTCATCGAGCGCTACCTGGGGCCTCGCGCGCGCAGGCTCGCGAACAAGCCCAACTTCCGCATGGAGATCGTGGACGGCCCCGACCACACCTTCACGCCGCTCTGGTCCCAGGCCTATCTGGGCACGCTCATCCTGGAGTTCGTCACCACGCACTTCGGCTGA
- a CDS encoding glycoside hydrolase family 2 protein — MGRIRNVSSHRVTPLETGWQAVAVEPGAVDHPSRLAERTLAWLPALVPGTAASLLRAAGPFDIDRPPPLDTRDWWYRTDVALPPAEGGAVFLRFDGLATLAEVWLDDEPVLRSDNMFLAHTVDVTRWAGGTRRLALRFRSLAAALQERRARPRWKTRLVDAPHLRWFRTTLLGHIPGWCPPVPPVGPWRPVSVEHHVGISVEQADLRASVVGEGGSVTVDLRVRTWSPVRGATVRVGEGSAALACEAVGEGVWRLRGEARLGSVERWWPHTHGEPRLYPVQVDVTLEGGASLSLDAGRVGFRTVELSTADGGFALSVNGVPVFCRGACWTPLDVVSLGGTEKDYAEALDLARSAGMNMLRVGGTMVYEDDRFYEACDARGILVWQDFMFANMDYPAEDAAFTANVRREAEQFLSRVQGSPSLTVLCGNSEAEQQAAMMGLAPAVWTGPLFEKVLPEAGAALRPDVPYWRSSPSGGAMPFHTRTGVTHYYGVGAYLRPMEDARRAGVRFASECLAFANVPEDSTIERTLADGEAAAHHPKWKARVPRDPGAGWDFEDVRDHYVGVLFGVEPARLRYSDLARYLALGRVTSSEVMRATLAEFRRPGSTCHGALVWFFRDLWPGAGWGVVDSTGLPKAAYYGLKRASGNVLLSLSDEGLDGLDLNVTNDSGSALDAELEVAFYRDGEVVVARGRAPAIVPARGSVRLSAEAMAGHFMDSTYAYRFGPPGHELAVASLFERSSGRLLQRAFHFAHAAMAARRGDVGLEAVAFPGADGSHTVRLRAKRFVQAASFETPGHVPEDNYFHLAPGDERTVVLRPRPSARAFRGFVHALNAATPVRIELAPAEAAGPREGSQS; from the coding sequence ATGGGGCGCATTCGCAACGTCAGCTCGCACCGGGTGACGCCGCTCGAGACGGGCTGGCAGGCCGTGGCCGTGGAACCCGGGGCGGTGGACCATCCGTCCCGCCTCGCGGAGCGGACGCTGGCGTGGCTGCCCGCGCTCGTTCCCGGCACCGCGGCGTCGCTGCTGCGCGCGGCCGGGCCGTTCGACATCGACCGGCCTCCGCCCCTGGACACCCGGGACTGGTGGTACCGCACCGACGTGGCGCTGCCTCCGGCCGAGGGCGGGGCCGTGTTCCTCCGCTTCGACGGCCTGGCCACGCTCGCGGAGGTGTGGCTGGACGATGAGCCCGTGCTGCGCTCGGACAACATGTTCCTCGCGCACACGGTGGACGTCACGCGGTGGGCCGGTGGGACTCGCAGGCTGGCCCTGCGGTTCCGCTCGCTCGCGGCGGCGCTGCAGGAGCGACGGGCGCGGCCACGCTGGAAGACGCGACTGGTGGATGCTCCGCACCTGCGCTGGTTCCGCACCACGCTGCTCGGACATATCCCCGGGTGGTGTCCTCCTGTTCCTCCCGTGGGGCCCTGGCGGCCCGTGAGCGTGGAGCACCACGTGGGGATCTCCGTCGAGCAGGCGGACCTGCGTGCTTCGGTGGTGGGCGAGGGGGGCTCCGTCACGGTGGACCTGCGCGTTCGGACTTGGAGCCCGGTGCGGGGGGCGACGGTGCGGGTGGGGGAGGGCAGTGCGGCGCTGGCCTGCGAGGCCGTGGGTGAGGGCGTGTGGCGCCTGCGCGGCGAGGCTCGACTGGGTTCCGTGGAGCGGTGGTGGCCGCACACGCATGGGGAGCCCCGGCTGTACCCCGTGCAGGTGGACGTGACGCTGGAGGGCGGTGCTTCGCTGTCGCTCGACGCGGGCCGCGTGGGCTTCCGCACGGTGGAGTTGTCCACGGCGGACGGAGGCTTCGCGCTGTCCGTCAACGGCGTGCCTGTCTTCTGCCGGGGCGCGTGCTGGACGCCGCTGGATGTGGTGTCGCTCGGCGGGACGGAGAAGGACTACGCGGAGGCTTTGGACCTGGCGCGCTCGGCGGGCATGAACATGCTCCGCGTGGGCGGGACGATGGTCTACGAGGACGACCGCTTCTACGAGGCGTGCGACGCCCGGGGCATCCTCGTATGGCAGGACTTCATGTTCGCCAACATGGACTACCCGGCCGAGGACGCGGCCTTCACCGCCAACGTGCGGCGCGAGGCCGAGCAGTTCCTGTCCCGCGTGCAGGGCAGTCCCTCGCTGACCGTGCTGTGTGGCAACAGCGAGGCCGAGCAGCAGGCGGCGATGATGGGCCTGGCCCCCGCCGTGTGGACCGGCCCGCTCTTCGAGAAGGTGCTGCCCGAGGCCGGCGCAGCGCTGCGCCCGGACGTGCCCTACTGGCGCTCGTCCCCGAGCGGCGGCGCGATGCCCTTCCATACGCGCACCGGGGTGACGCACTACTACGGCGTCGGCGCGTACCTGCGCCCGATGGAGGATGCGCGCCGCGCGGGCGTTCGCTTCGCTTCCGAGTGCCTGGCCTTCGCCAACGTGCCCGAGGACTCCACCATCGAGCGTACGCTGGCCGATGGCGAGGCTGCCGCGCACCACCCGAAGTGGAAGGCGCGCGTCCCGAGAGACCCTGGCGCGGGGTGGGACTTCGAGGACGTGCGCGACCACTACGTCGGCGTGCTGTTCGGAGTGGAGCCCGCGCGTCTGCGCTACTCGGACCTGGCGCGCTACCTGGCGCTCGGGCGCGTGACCTCCAGCGAGGTAATGCGCGCCACCCTGGCCGAGTTCCGGCGTCCCGGCTCCACCTGTCACGGTGCGCTCGTCTGGTTCTTCCGTGACTTGTGGCCCGGTGCGGGCTGGGGCGTGGTGGACTCGACGGGGCTTCCCAAGGCCGCGTACTACGGCTTGAAGCGCGCCTCGGGGAACGTCCTGCTCTCGCTGTCGGACGAGGGACTCGACGGGCTCGACCTGAACGTGACGAACGACTCGGGCTCGGCGCTGGATGCGGAGCTGGAGGTCGCCTTCTACCGGGACGGTGAGGTGGTGGTTGCTCGCGGCCGCGCGCCGGCCATTGTTCCGGCCCGGGGTTCCGTGCGGCTGTCCGCCGAGGCGATGGCGGGCCACTTCATGGACTCGACGTATGCGTACCGCTTCGGGCCGCCGGGACATGAACTGGCGGTGGCCTCGCTGTTCGAGCGGAGCTCGGGCCGCCTGTTGCAGCGCGCGTTCCACTTCGCGCACGCGGCCATGGCGGCGCGGCGCGGGGACGTGGGCCTGGAGGCGGTGGCCTTCCCGGGCGCGGATGGCAGCCACACCGTGCGCCTGCGCGCGAAGCGGTTCGTCCAGGCCGCCTCCTTCGAGACTCCCGGCCACGTGCCGGAGGACAACTACTTCCACCTGGCACCTGGCGACGAGCGAACCGTGGTGCTGCGGCCGCGTCCGTCCGCCCGTGCGTTCCGTGGCTTCGTCCACGCGCTGAACGCCGCCACACCGGTGCGCATCGAGCTGGCCCCCGCCGAGGCGGCCGGCCCCCGAGAGGGTTCTCAGTCATGA
- the acpS gene encoding holo-ACP synthase, which yields MPASSIVVGTDLVQVSAVAASVQRFGQRYLERLFTPDELAYCLRDAHAAPERLAARFAAKEATLKVLRVHEVPVPWRTIEVVRAPEGFCELALHAEARSVADARGLFGFSVSLTHEAEYASAVVIAQQSHSKHAHD from the coding sequence ATGCCAGCGAGCTCAATCGTGGTGGGGACGGACCTGGTTCAGGTCTCCGCGGTGGCGGCCTCGGTCCAGCGCTTCGGGCAACGTTACCTGGAGCGGCTGTTCACCCCGGACGAGTTGGCCTACTGCCTGCGTGACGCGCACGCCGCGCCGGAGCGCCTCGCGGCGCGCTTCGCGGCGAAGGAAGCCACCCTCAAGGTGCTGCGCGTCCACGAGGTCCCCGTGCCGTGGCGCACCATCGAGGTGGTGCGCGCGCCGGAGGGCTTCTGTGAATTGGCCTTGCACGCCGAGGCACGCAGCGTCGCGGACGCCCGGGGCCTCTTTGGTTTCTCCGTCAGTCTGACCCACGAGGCGGAGTACGCCTCCGCGGTCGTCATTGCCCAGCAATCACACTCAAAGCACGCCCATGATTGA
- a CDS encoding DUF1839 family protein: MSTTSVLGLDPSAYVKNTLHAEGAAWVEKNCYVDVWIEVLHAQKLNPLPLLAFTVALDFVGDQWTFYKPSHDDLNTLYGLEVQELNVFKPLAEHAVTHLSAGRLVLTEADAFFLPDTAGTDYGRQHTKTTIALETLDVEGRKLGYFHNTGYYTLEGADFDAVFRSAGTWDPHILPLFAEWVGLERLERHSEDVLRERSRALLARYLRRRPLANPCGRFARQFASDLDGLRSKGIDAYHIYAFATLRQLGSNFELAAAYLRWLDGAANGELTRAGAELESISSAAKTLILKGARSVAAKKPADFSELLGTMESGWQRGMDLLMQVVG; this comes from the coding sequence ATGAGCACCACCTCCGTCCTCGGGCTCGACCCCAGCGCCTACGTCAAGAACACCCTCCACGCCGAGGGCGCGGCGTGGGTGGAGAAGAACTGCTACGTCGACGTGTGGATTGAAGTGCTCCACGCGCAGAAGCTCAACCCGCTGCCGCTGCTGGCGTTCACCGTCGCGCTCGACTTCGTGGGCGACCAGTGGACGTTCTACAAGCCGTCACACGATGACCTGAACACGCTCTACGGCCTGGAGGTGCAGGAGCTGAACGTCTTCAAGCCCCTCGCCGAGCACGCCGTGACACACCTGTCCGCGGGGCGGCTGGTGCTCACCGAGGCGGATGCGTTCTTCCTTCCGGATACGGCGGGCACCGACTACGGCCGGCAGCACACGAAGACGACGATTGCGCTGGAGACGCTCGACGTGGAGGGCCGGAAGCTGGGTTACTTCCACAACACCGGCTACTACACGCTGGAGGGCGCGGACTTCGACGCCGTCTTCCGGAGCGCGGGGACGTGGGACCCGCACATCCTCCCGCTGTTCGCGGAGTGGGTGGGGTTGGAGCGGCTGGAGCGGCACTCCGAGGACGTGCTGCGCGAGCGCTCTCGCGCGCTGCTGGCCCGTTACCTGCGCCGCCGGCCCCTTGCGAATCCGTGCGGCCGCTTCGCGCGCCAGTTCGCCTCGGACCTGGACGGGCTGCGCTCGAAGGGCATCGACGCGTACCACATCTATGCCTTCGCCACGCTGCGGCAGCTCGGCTCCAACTTCGAGCTGGCGGCGGCGTACCTGCGCTGGCTGGATGGCGCGGCGAATGGCGAGCTGACTCGCGCGGGGGCGGAGCTGGAGTCCATCTCCTCGGCGGCGAAGACGCTCATCCTCAAGGGTGCGCGCTCGGTGGCGGCGAAGAAGCCCGCGGACTTCAGCGAGCTGCTGGGGACCATGGAGTCGGGCTGGCAGCGTGGCATGGACCTGCTCATGCAGGTCGTGGGCTGA